The genomic segment AAGGCATGGATTGCTTATCTACGGGTTAGGATGTATACTGAGCCTGCGATGATTAGTGTCCCAAAGATGATTGCTATATATAAGCCTACGCATGTATGCTCTATGGAACATTACTACATCAATGTCTTAAACCTCTGCATGAAGATTATTGAATTGGTGCGGAAAGGGAACCTACTGACAGATGATAACCTTCCTCTCACTCTCTCACTTCTGAACTCCGCACCACTTTAAAATAAGAAGTTCTCCAAAACATGCATGTGCATGGGTGAGCCGAAAGCTTCATTCTTTGCTTCAACTATTTTGACATGGTGATCAAGTTGGGTATGGGAAAAGGTTCCAAGAAGAAACCAATGACCAAGAAGGAAAGAGCGGAGAAAAGAAAGAAGCGCAAGGAGAAACGCTCCAAGAAGTAGTGACACGATATTTCCTGCATGCATGTCGAAAGCCTTATGAACACTTGCTGTTGATACAGTTGCCCATTGGAGTGGAAATTTCTTGGTTTATTGCACTAAATGTGGTACCAAGAACAAGGAAGATGCTAAACACTGCAGTAAGTGCGGGGCCAACCTAGAGGTCTCACGCGAGAAACGCTTGGAAAAACGTGCAGAGGAATGGGGAGAAGAATTTGGGAGACGCGCAGAGGAGTGGGGAGAACAGTTTGGAAAGCGTGTGGAAGAGGAATGTTTTGGACTCCCCCATGGCGGCGCAATCTTTGGGCTATTCATTGGCATAATAATAATACTTGCAGGAACTATTTTTCTCCTACAGGAAATGGGCGTGGTCGTGGAAAGCTTTGACCTCCTTTGGCCATTCTTTGTAATCATCTTTGGAATACTATTCGTCGGTGGCGCTATATTCGCCTTAACCCGCAGATAAACACTCTATGCATGCATGTGGGATCTTTGGGCGTTTCTAGGCGTCTATCAGATTACTCGACCATACTGGCCTTTCATCGAGTAGCCTTCATCGAGCAAGAACAAGGTAATTATCGCCTGCTGATACGGCACCTCTCCTGAAAGACTTTGCCTAACGCCCGTTCTTAGTTTTAGAGGATTTTTTATAAAATAATGATGACGGAATGCTCTATGAAGGATTGTTGCATTAGATATTAATAGAGAATTTCCCAAGTCTTAAAGTGGTGCGGGGATGGCCCTAGCATAGATTGACTTTGTTATGGACTTCCTCTCTTCTCTCTCTATTACCCAGACCCGCACCAGAAGCTGATTATATTAGTCTGCATGCATTCACGACACACATCTCCATCGAAGACAATCACAAGCGCAAAACATTTTTGTAATGTTAACAGTCAAGAGAGGGTTAGGGGATTGTGTTGGGTAGACTTGAAGAGTTTAAGCGTTACCGTGAACGCATGAATGCACGCATTCTTTCCACTGGTAATCTTGAGATTAAACGGTTTTTCGCGTTGGACAGTCGCGTGTACAAAAAGGGGGCTTTGGATGTTAGAACTAAGGAGCTTCTGGGCTTGGTTGCTTCCACAGTATTGCGCTGCAATGATTGCATCACTTATCATGTCATCCGTTGTGTGCAGGAGGGCGTTTCTGACGTGGAGTTTCTTGAAGCTTTAAATGTTGCATTGATTGTTGGTGGGTCAATTACGATTCCTCATATACGCAGAGCAGTAGATGTACTCGACCGATGTAGAGAGAAGCAGAGAAAAGGCGAGTCCGTTGATGTTTAGGCGAAAGAAAACTGTGTAACAATTAAGAAAATTACAGAAGGAGAATGCATGAAGAAAAAGGCGGAATCATTAGATTTCCTTACTGAAAAAATAAGGGAGATTGCGAAAGGCGAATTTGATAAGAATGCAAAACTTGAGGCCATCTGTAAATTACTTAAGGACAACGTTTCTCATTATGATTGGGCCGGTTTCTATCTTGTAGACAAAACAAGACAAAAAGAACTTATACTTGGCCCGTTTGAAGGAGAACCCACAGAACACGTGAGAATACAGTTTGGCAGAGGCATATGCGGCCAGGCAGCACAACTCAAAAGAACATTTGTCGTACAGGATGTTTCAAAAGAAACAAACTATCTTTCATGCAGCCTAAACGTAAAATCTGAAATTGTCATGCCGATTTTCAAGAACGGAAAAATTGTCGGTGAACTCGACATAGATTCTCACACTCTCTCAGCATTTACCCACGAAGACGAGGTGTTTCTCAGGAAAATATGTAAAATAGTGTCTAGACTTCTTTGAAGGCTCCACATGCATGCATGAACGGTAATAGGCTGATAATTGTTATAAGCTGGAACAGTATCAAGAAGGCTTATTTTATTTGCGCGCGCGATCGATGGAATCAGGATTGCGGTTGCAGGAATCCGAGCATGGCGAAAATAGCTATTGTAAAATTAAACATTAGGTAACTTCGAAGAATTCTTCTGCGTGCGCACAACCGAATTGGCCGCTAATCTTATATCAATATACCGCAGGCTAATAAGCGGAAGACATTCAGGGGTAGATTAGAAGATGGATTATCAGATTAAGTACAGTCCAGCCTATTCGTTGTTAGAAGTTAGTTTAGAGCCTAATGAGGTTATTGTGGCGGAAGCTGGTGCTATGGTCTATATGACTCCTCAGATCATGGTTAAGACACGGAAGAGGGAGAAGAAGAGCTTATGGAAGAGCATTAAGGGTGCCGTTCTGGGCGCAGAATCCTTCTTCGTCAACGAATACACTGCAGAGAAAGGCCCAGGTAAGGTCGGCTTCGTTCCAGCACCTGTCGGAGACATAAAACAGCTTGAGGTAAAATCTGGGAAGGGTCTCATTCTTCAAAAGGGTGCTTATGTAGCTTCCACAAGCGATGTTCACTTGGACACAGAATGGCAGGGATTCAAGAAAGGCCTCTTTGGACAGAGCCTATTTATGCTTAAGGTTTCTGGAGAGGGCCAACTGTTCGTGAACGCCTTCGGAGCTATCGATCATCACAGTCTCAAGGGCGGCGAATCCTTAATCGTGGATAACTATCACTTGGTAGCCTTCGACGACACCTGCAAATACGATGTCAAGAAGTTCGGCGGATTAAAATCCACAATACTAGGAGGAGAGGGCTTAATTACCGAAGTCAAAGGTCCAGGGGAAGTATACATCCAAACCAAGAATGTACGCGAATTTACTGATTGGCTTTGGGAACTGCTGCACGATAGGGTAGAAAGAACTGCCCAAAGAGCCGCTGAGGGAAAGGGGAAGAAGGGCGGTTTTAGTTTCGGGAAACGTTTCTAATTCAGGTTCTAATGTGCACACATGCATGCATCTATTTCCAGGGTACACAAAGAATTCAACATGGACATTCATGTCCTTTAAGCCCCTGTTCATTCCGGTAGATGCATGCATCAGATTACGCTTCCATAAAAGGTTACAAGGAACATCGCTTCCCCGGGAAAATAGACAAAAGAAACAAATGGAAGCTTTTTGAAGGACTTG from the Candidatus Bathyarchaeota archaeon genome contains:
- a CDS encoding zinc ribbon domain-containing protein, with the translated sequence MVYCTKCGTKNKEDAKHCSKCGANLEVSREKRLEKRAEEWGEEFGRRAEEWGEQFGKRVEEECFGLPHGGAIFGLFIGIIIILAGTIFLLQEMGVVVESFDLLWPFFVIIFGILFVGGAIFALTRR
- a CDS encoding carboxymuconolactone decarboxylase family protein, whose amino-acid sequence is MNARILSTGNLEIKRFFALDSRVYKKGALDVRTKELLGLVASTVLRCNDCITYHVIRCVQEGVSDVEFLEALNVALIVGGSITIPHIRRAVDVLDRCREKQRKGESVDV
- a CDS encoding GAF domain-containing protein, producing MKKKAESLDFLTEKIREIAKGEFDKNAKLEAICKLLKDNVSHYDWAGFYLVDKTRQKELILGPFEGEPTEHVRIQFGRGICGQAAQLKRTFVVQDVSKETNYLSCSLNVKSEIVMPIFKNGKIVGELDIDSHTLSAFTHEDEVFLRKICKIVSRLL
- a CDS encoding TIGR00266 family protein — translated: MDYQIKYSPAYSLLEVSLEPNEVIVAEAGAMVYMTPQIMVKTRKREKKSLWKSIKGAVLGAESFFVNEYTAEKGPGKVGFVPAPVGDIKQLEVKSGKGLILQKGAYVASTSDVHLDTEWQGFKKGLFGQSLFMLKVSGEGQLFVNAFGAIDHHSLKGGESLIVDNYHLVAFDDTCKYDVKKFGGLKSTILGGEGLITEVKGPGEVYIQTKNVREFTDWLWELLHDRVERTAQRAAEGKGKKGGFSFGKRF